The following proteins are encoded in a genomic region of Streptococcus gwangjuense:
- a CDS encoding YkgJ family cysteine cluster protein codes for MSKEIDIEYYHQLALQKQKEHRKVLANLKKKPPKNLDKIAQQIHQEVFEEIDCTACANCCKTLGPDFKEADITRIAKYFKMKLPAFEAEFLQVDEDGDKVFKSMPCPFLGGDNLCSIYDVRPKACREFPHTDRKKIHQINHLTIKNTLTCPAAYLFVEKLKDKL; via the coding sequence ATGTCTAAAGAAATTGATATTGAGTACTACCACCAGCTAGCCTTACAAAAGCAGAAGGAACACCGTAAAGTTTTAGCCAATTTAAAGAAAAAGCCACCAAAAAATTTAGATAAGATAGCCCAGCAGATACACCAAGAAGTCTTTGAGGAGATTGATTGTACCGCCTGTGCCAACTGTTGTAAGACTTTGGGACCTGACTTTAAAGAAGCGGATATTACACGAATCGCCAAGTATTTTAAGATGAAATTACCTGCTTTTGAAGCGGAGTTTCTGCAGGTAGATGAAGATGGTGATAAGGTTTTTAAATCCATGCCTTGTCCCTTTCTAGGAGGAGATAATCTCTGTTCCATCTATGACGTTCGTCCAAAGGCCTGTCGTGAATTTCCTCATACAGACAGGAAAAAAATCCATCAAATCAACCATTTGACGATTAAGAATACTTTAACCTGTCCAGCAGCCTATCTCTTTGTTGAGAAATTAAAGGATAAGTTATAG
- a CDS encoding ClbS/DfsB family four-helix bundle protein, whose protein sequence is MPRSKTKEELMLASKENYEKLNRFISQLSEDELQTPFDFSRDPKKKEAHWKRDKNLRDVLIHLYEWQQLLLTWVHSNQEGQERTFLPEPYNWKTYGQMNDAFWKKHQKTTLEEATRLLAQSHREVLELMEGFSNDELFTKGVYKWTGGTSLGSYFVSSTSSHYEWASKKLKAHRKNCKCRS, encoded by the coding sequence GTGCCTAGATCGAAAACAAAAGAGGAGCTAATGCTGGCCTCTAAGGAAAACTATGAAAAGCTCAATCGTTTCATCTCCCAACTAAGTGAAGATGAGCTACAGACTCCATTTGATTTTTCAAGAGACCCAAAGAAAAAAGAAGCTCACTGGAAAAGGGATAAGAATCTACGGGATGTCTTGATTCATCTTTATGAATGGCAGCAGTTACTTTTGACTTGGGTACATTCTAATCAAGAAGGTCAGGAAAGGACTTTTCTCCCTGAGCCTTATAATTGGAAAACTTATGGACAAATGAATGACGCTTTTTGGAAGAAGCACCAGAAAACGACATTAGAAGAAGCAACTAGACTCTTGGCGCAATCACATAGAGAGGTTTTAGAGTTGATGGAAGGCTTCAGCAATGACGAACTCTTTACCAAAGGTGTCTATAAGTGGACGGGAGGTACAAGTCTAGGTTCCTACTTTGTTAGTAGCACTTCTAGTCATTATGAATGGGCTAGCAAAAAACTCAAAGCACATCGGAAGAATTGTAAGTGTCGTAGTTGA
- a CDS encoding DUF262 domain-containing protein: MRNDIQPALQTVKSYFEKSEFYIPTYQRPYAWQVPQCEQLIEDINLHMENFDDTSQDNYFFGAVLIAQESGEDHEVTLIDGQQRTTTFMLLLKAILLKIDKELALQPTLDTDARRLVKRLNGLKEQIVTMLFNVSDDEKDDFVDGLYYPSDDRIKYLNHSISEKYASEMTTILLGKDFISIKDRVHQIYRRQKDNRYTNFYKNFRYFYNMCNELNVFTLINFANHFIDNCQVITITSYNTDQAINIFNSLNGTGVPLTPIEVIVSKTTANASDRKNFEKNWQEIVQRTDSSRLDLNALITHYIFVKLSEQNSADRRNPGIRAFFSKNKHLLNEDVLFTAELNTILNNFERVSDTINGQLINKLNGNLRPFVSSYLFFRQDNTFLEYLLKLGVLIELSELSYSHKLFKGFLEEINLMYSQVDSISIDELISKIKKHIHDNFVYEDVKQTLTESGVSNSILYVNEFLFALEKGTDFNLEGNIDIEHIMPQSGLNRENIMSDAGLESQEEFRDYAEKLGNKILLESEINRGIGDAWFRTKRENTITSGHGYIGSKFPIAKSLVNYVNDTWTKTDIELATEKAAKRIANFIFE, translated from the coding sequence ATGAGAAACGATATTCAACCAGCCTTACAAACAGTAAAATCTTATTTTGAAAAATCAGAATTTTATATTCCTACCTATCAGAGACCTTATGCTTGGCAAGTACCACAATGTGAACAACTCATTGAAGATATTAATCTTCATATGGAAAATTTCGATGATACTTCCCAAGACAATTATTTCTTTGGGGCAGTTCTCATCGCTCAAGAATCTGGAGAAGATCATGAAGTAACCTTGATTGATGGTCAACAAAGAACAACGACATTTATGTTGCTTCTTAAGGCAATCCTATTGAAGATCGATAAGGAGCTTGCACTTCAACCGACTCTAGATACTGATGCACGCAGATTAGTCAAACGCCTTAATGGTCTTAAAGAGCAGATTGTAACAATGCTTTTCAATGTTTCAGATGACGAAAAAGATGATTTCGTTGATGGACTGTATTATCCTAGCGATGATAGAATAAAGTATCTAAATCATTCGATTTCAGAAAAATATGCTAGTGAGATGACTACTATCTTGCTAGGTAAAGATTTTATATCTATTAAAGATAGAGTTCACCAAATCTATCGTCGCCAGAAAGACAACCGCTATACTAACTTCTATAAAAACTTTAGATATTTTTACAATATGTGTAACGAATTGAATGTTTTTACTCTTATCAATTTTGCTAACCACTTTATTGATAATTGCCAAGTGATTACTATTACAAGTTATAATACTGACCAGGCAATAAATATTTTCAATTCTTTAAATGGGACTGGTGTTCCATTGACCCCAATTGAAGTAATTGTATCTAAGACCACCGCAAACGCATCAGATAGGAAAAACTTCGAAAAAAATTGGCAAGAGATTGTACAACGTACAGATTCATCTAGATTAGACTTAAATGCGTTAATTACTCACTATATTTTCGTAAAACTTTCAGAACAAAACAGTGCTGATCGAAGAAATCCTGGTATAAGAGCCTTTTTCTCAAAAAATAAACATCTATTGAATGAAGATGTTCTGTTTACTGCTGAACTAAATACAATCTTAAATAATTTTGAACGAGTATCTGATACTATCAATGGTCAATTGATAAACAAATTAAACGGTAATTTACGACCTTTTGTTAGTAGTTATTTATTTTTCAGACAAGACAACACATTTTTAGAATACTTACTTAAACTTGGAGTTTTGATTGAATTATCTGAACTTTCATATAGCCATAAACTTTTTAAAGGCTTTCTAGAAGAAATTAATTTGATGTACAGTCAAGTTGATTCAATTTCAATCGACGAACTTATTTCAAAAATAAAGAAGCATATTCATGACAATTTTGTTTATGAAGATGTTAAACAAACTTTGACTGAAAGTGGTGTTTCAAATTCTATTCTTTATGTAAATGAATTCTTATTTGCACTGGAAAAAGGTACTGACTTTAATTTAGAAGGGAATATTGATATTGAACATATTATGCCGCAAAGTGGTTTGAATAGAGAAAATATTATGTCAGATGCTGGACTAGAAAGTCAAGAAGAATTCCGAGATTATGCTGAAAAATTGGGGAATAAAATTCTCCTTGAATCCGAAATTAATCGTGGAATTGGAGATGCTTGGTTTAGAACAAAAAGAGAGAATACAATCACAAGTGGTCATGGCTATATAGGTAGTAAGTTTCCAATAGCTAAATCTCTTGTTAATTATGTAAATGACACCTGGACTAAAACTGACATTGAACTGGCAACAGAAAAAGCTGCTAAACGAATTGCTAATTTTATTTTTGAGTAA
- a CDS encoding YjjG family noncanonical pyrimidine nucleotidase, with the protein MSYKFLLFDLDHTLLDFDAAEDVALTQLLREEGVADIQVYKDYYVPMNKALWKDLELKKISKQELVNTRFSRLFGHFGQEKDGSLLAQRYQFYLAQQGQTLSGAHELLDSLIERDYELYAATNGITAIQTGRLAQSGLEPYFNQVFISEQLQTQKPDALFYEKIGHQIEGFSKEKTLMIGDSLTADIQGGNNAGIDTIWYNPHRVENHTQAQPTYEVHSYQDLLDCLDKL; encoded by the coding sequence TTGTCCTACAAATTTCTACTCTTCGACCTCGACCACACTCTTCTTGATTTTGATGCTGCTGAGGATGTGGCTTTGACGCAACTTCTAAGAGAAGAAGGAGTTGCAGATATTCAGGTTTATAAAGACTATTACGTTCCTATGAACAAGGCTCTCTGGAAGGACTTGGAGCTGAAGAAAATCAGTAAACAAGAGCTGGTTAACACGCGCTTTTCTCGTTTATTTGGTCATTTTGGACAGGAAAAAGACGGTAGTTTACTTGCCCAACGTTACCAGTTTTACTTAGCCCAGCAGGGACAAACTCTTTCGGGCGCTCATGAGCTTTTGGACAGTCTCATTGAGCGTGATTATGAGCTGTATGCTGCGACAAATGGAATTACTGCCATTCAGACGGGACGTTTGGCTCAATCGGGTCTGGAACCTTATTTCAATCAAGTTTTTATCTCTGAACAGCTGCAAACACAAAAGCCTGATGCACTATTCTATGAAAAAATTGGTCATCAGATTGAAGGCTTTAGCAAAGAAAAGACGCTGATGATTGGAGATTCTCTAACCGCAGACATCCAAGGTGGTAATAATGCTGGGATTGACACGATTTGGTACAATCCTCATCGCGTTGAAAATCACACACAAGCCCAGCCGACTTACGAAGTCCATTCTTATCAAGACTTGCTGGATTGCTTAGATAAACTGTAA